In Caproiciproducens sp. NJN-50, the following are encoded in one genomic region:
- a CDS encoding DUF1062 domain-containing protein yields MKKATWTAHYLSAPTAVRYCKHCGAKTAFASSGLFRVNAQQKALDVWLIFKCWNCDTTWNCTIMSRVNPRSLPPDLLQGFHANDGELAMRYATDAALLKRNGAEPGIPEIEILGDTVDFTEPVCIELTAEWPSEYKTATAVRNKLGISRSRFDRLCERGRIVCTSRQNLKKCKLAGTIIIEIR; encoded by the coding sequence TTGAAAAAAGCAACATGGACGGCGCATTATCTCAGTGCGCCGACAGCGGTTAGGTACTGCAAGCATTGCGGCGCCAAGACCGCCTTTGCCTCCAGCGGTCTTTTTCGGGTGAACGCTCAACAGAAAGCTCTGGACGTCTGGCTGATTTTCAAGTGTTGGAACTGCGATACGACATGGAATTGTACAATTATGTCCCGCGTTAATCCGCGCTCGCTGCCGCCGGATTTGCTTCAAGGATTTCACGCAAATGACGGGGAACTGGCAATGCGCTATGCGACGGATGCGGCGCTGCTCAAAAGGAATGGCGCTGAACCGGGAATCCCGGAAATTGAAATTCTGGGCGATACTGTTGATTTCACAGAACCAGTCTGCATCGAGCTGACTGCCGAATGGCCCTCCGAATACAAGACGGCAACAGCCGTCCGAAATAAGCTCGGCATTTCCCGCAGCCGATTTGACCGGTTATGTGAAAGAGGAAGAATCGTTTGCACGTCGAGGCAAAACCTGAAAAAATGCAAGCTCGCCGGTACAATCATCATTGAAATCCGATAG
- a CDS encoding glycoside hydrolase family 1 protein: protein MEQFPKDFLWGGATADFQYEGGYGEGGRGLLSHDFETKGSVTQTRQITLKLRDGGRGSVGCRASLPDGAEACLYGDVYYPSHKATDFYHHWKEDISLMAEMGFKTYRFSICWSRIFPTGDESAPNEEGLKFYENVIDDLISRGIEPLVTICHDELPYYLCETYDGWSSRHTIDCYVKYAGALFERFRGKVKYWLTFNEINAVGGYAQIGTHKQDHQTHYQAVHHMFVASARAIQLARKIIPEAKFGTMFALSEIYPATCKPEDIFAAYQKRRESLFFADVMSRGYYPGYSHEIFQRKKVVIHKEPGDDELLKNDTLDYISFSYYRSAIADVSSEFDIMGGDPNPYLEKTPWGWPIDPLGLRYCLNELYDRYQKPLFVIENGLGAVDTLEKDGTVHDSYRIRYLRDHLAQIRDAINIDHIPCFGYTMWGCTDVVSLSTGEMKKRYGFVYVDMDDDGQGSLKRYKKDSFYWYKKVIEENGGNLDE, encoded by the coding sequence TTGGAACAATTTCCCAAGGATTTTTTGTGGGGAGGGGCCACGGCGGATTTTCAGTATGAGGGGGGATACGGAGAAGGTGGAAGAGGGCTTCTCAGCCATGATTTTGAGACAAAAGGCAGCGTGACGCAGACCCGTCAGATCACGCTGAAACTCCGCGACGGAGGCCGCGGAAGCGTCGGCTGCCGGGCTTCGCTTCCGGATGGAGCGGAAGCGTGCCTTTACGGTGATGTCTATTATCCGAGCCATAAGGCCACGGATTTTTATCACCACTGGAAAGAAGACATATCCCTGATGGCTGAAATGGGTTTCAAAACCTATCGTTTTTCTATTTGCTGGTCAAGAATTTTTCCCACAGGTGACGAATCGGCACCCAATGAAGAAGGTCTGAAGTTTTATGAGAATGTTATTGATGATTTGATTAGCCGCGGGATTGAGCCGCTTGTCACAATCTGCCATGATGAGCTTCCCTATTATCTTTGCGAAACATATGATGGCTGGAGCAGCAGACATACGATTGATTGCTATGTAAAGTATGCCGGAGCCTTGTTTGAGAGATTCCGAGGGAAAGTAAAATACTGGCTGACTTTTAACGAGATCAATGCGGTCGGCGGCTATGCCCAGATCGGTACGCACAAGCAGGACCATCAGACACATTATCAAGCGGTTCATCATATGTTTGTGGCCAGCGCAAGGGCAATTCAGTTAGCGAGGAAAATCATTCCGGAAGCAAAATTTGGAACGATGTTTGCCCTGAGCGAGATCTATCCGGCGACCTGCAAACCCGAAGACATTTTTGCCGCATATCAAAAAAGGAGAGAATCGCTATTTTTTGCAGATGTGATGTCGAGAGGGTATTATCCAGGGTATTCACATGAGATCTTCCAGCGCAAGAAGGTGGTGATTCACAAAGAACCTGGTGATGACGAGCTGCTCAAAAACGATACGTTGGACTACATTTCGTTCAGCTATTATCGCTCCGCAATTGCGGATGTATCTTCGGAATTCGACATCATGGGGGGTGACCCAAATCCATATCTTGAGAAAACCCCATGGGGATGGCCGATTGATCCATTAGGGCTTCGCTATTGTCTCAACGAACTGTACGACCGCTATCAAAAGCCGCTCTTTGTCATCGAAAATGGCCTTGGGGCGGTTGACACGCTGGAGAAAGACGGAACGGTTCATGATTCTTACCGCATCAGGTATCTCAGGGATCATTTAGCCCAGATCAGAGATGCCATCAACATTGATCACATTCCTTGTTTTGGCTATACCATGTGGGGATGTACGGATGTAGTGTCTTTAAGCACAGGCGAGATGAAAAAGCGCTATGGGTTCGTTTATGTGGATATGGATGATGACGGACAGGGTTCATTAAAGCGTTACAAAAAGGATTCTTTTTACTGGTACAAAAAAGTAATCGAAGAAAACGGCGGCAACCTGGACGAATAG
- a CDS encoding HPr family phosphocarrier protein — protein sequence MMKEFEYVIKNESGIHARPAGLLVKQAQRFQSQVTVMRGSKNADAKKLFPLMGLCIKGGDKVKVKANGPDETEAIQVLEDFFKNNL from the coding sequence ATGATGAAAGAATTTGAATATGTCATCAAAAATGAAAGTGGAATCCACGCAAGACCCGCAGGCCTTCTTGTCAAACAGGCACAGCGGTTTCAGTCACAGGTGACGGTTATGAGAGGTTCAAAAAATGCCGATGCGAAAAAATTGTTTCCTTTGATGGGCTTATGCATAAAAGGAGGAGATAAAGTTAAAGTCAAGGCCAATGGGCCGGACGAGACAGAAGCCATACAGGTCTTGGAAGACTTTTTCAAAAATAATCTTTGA
- a CDS encoding PTS sugar transporter subunit IIA codes for MFNLFSREKRRYKDFLPCNALLAVADGYLVPMEKVPDEVFSQKILGDGVAIQISSQTICSPANGMIDTLAPHAFGLVLPNKIEVMVHIGVDTVSMGGKGFKVLAAEKSQVKQGDPVIRVDKDFLENKGFNLITMVVVTDARDFQFRYSAEGTVQAGKSVLATYEKCV; via the coding sequence TTGTTTAATTTGTTTTCAAGAGAAAAAAGGAGATATAAAGATTTCTTACCTTGCAATGCACTTTTGGCGGTTGCAGATGGTTATTTGGTTCCAATGGAAAAAGTCCCGGACGAAGTCTTTTCCCAGAAGATTTTGGGCGACGGAGTCGCGATTCAAATTTCCAGCCAGACGATTTGTTCCCCTGCCAACGGGATGATCGATACCCTGGCACCTCATGCCTTCGGGTTGGTATTGCCGAATAAGATTGAAGTCATGGTGCACATTGGGGTGGATACCGTTTCCATGGGGGGGAAAGGATTCAAAGTTCTGGCGGCTGAAAAGTCGCAGGTGAAACAAGGTGATCCGGTCATCCGGGTCGATAAAGACTTCCTGGAGAACAAAGGATTCAATCTCATTACTATGGTAGTAGTGACAGATGCGCGGGATTTTCAATTCCGATATTCCGCGGAAGGAACCGTTCAAGCGGGGAAAAGCGTGCTTGCCACTTACGAAAAATGCGTATAA
- a CDS encoding enoyl-CoA hydratase-related protein, whose amino-acid sequence MGETLEKLKAGFENITVEAEDGIALVTMNRPQALNALNNRTLGELDALFGCLGRENDIFGVILTGAGKAFAAGADIVQMHYYKSEEGRNYSAYAQGVFNHIEALEKPVIAAVNGFALGGGNELAMSCDFRIASENAVFGQPEVKLGVIPCFGGTQRLPRIIGTGRAKELIYTGRQVKAQEACALGLVNKVVPRDALLEEAKAVMKQILAMAPIAVRYAKVAINRGMEVDLKTGLELEKDVCAITFGSEDKQEGMDAFLEKRPPVFKNK is encoded by the coding sequence ATGGGCGAAACCTTAGAAAAATTAAAAGCCGGATTCGAAAATATAACCGTCGAAGCGGAAGACGGAATTGCGCTGGTCACCATGAACCGGCCCCAGGCGCTCAACGCGCTGAACAACCGGACTCTGGGGGAACTGGACGCGCTGTTCGGCTGCCTCGGACGGGAAAACGACATTTTCGGAGTGATTCTGACAGGCGCGGGAAAAGCGTTTGCCGCCGGAGCGGACATTGTGCAGATGCATTACTACAAATCGGAAGAGGGCAGAAATTACTCCGCCTATGCCCAGGGCGTTTTCAATCACATCGAGGCGCTTGAAAAGCCGGTCATCGCCGCGGTGAACGGCTTTGCGCTCGGCGGGGGCAACGAGCTGGCCATGAGCTGCGACTTCCGCATTGCCTCGGAAAACGCCGTTTTCGGCCAGCCCGAGGTAAAACTTGGGGTGATCCCCTGCTTTGGCGGCACCCAGCGCCTGCCCAGAATCATCGGCACAGGCCGGGCCAAAGAGCTTATTTACACGGGAAGGCAGGTAAAGGCCCAGGAGGCCTGCGCCCTTGGTCTGGTCAACAAGGTGGTCCCCAGAGATGCCCTGCTGGAGGAAGCCAAAGCCGTGATGAAACAGATTCTGGCGATGGCCCCCATCGCCGTCCGCTATGCGAAAGTGGCCATCAACCGCGGGATGGAAGTGGACCTGAAAACCGGGCTGGAGCTGGAAAAGGACGTCTGCGCCATCACCTTCGGAAGCGAAGATAAGCAGGAGGGCATGGACGCCTTTCTGGAAAAGCGCCCGCCGGTGTTTAAAAATAAATAA
- the licT gene encoding BglG family transcription antiterminator LicT has product MKITKILNNNVAITTNERGKETIVMGRGLAFQRRIGDELDASKIDKTFTLSDKGAFSRFQELLESIPMEHILLSERIINYAKIKLGKKLNDSIYVTLPDHISGAIQRYQDNCAIKNPLFWDVKRFYKDEYEVGLKANQMIGEETGLHFLDDEAAFIALHFVNAELNGDISNMYDITRIMQEISEIVRQYFMIEFDENSLNYYRFITHLKFFAQRLLNNTHYDDDSTDLLEVIKHKHKSAYQCVEKIKQFVSEKYKFELSSEEMLYLTAHIARIIK; this is encoded by the coding sequence GTGAAAATTACAAAAATCCTGAATAACAATGTGGCGATTACTACAAACGAAAGGGGAAAGGAAACCATCGTCATGGGACGAGGGCTTGCTTTTCAGCGCCGAATCGGCGATGAGTTGGACGCTTCTAAAATCGACAAGACGTTTACCCTGTCGGATAAAGGAGCTTTCTCGCGCTTTCAGGAGCTTCTGGAAAGCATCCCGATGGAGCATATCCTTTTATCCGAACGCATTATCAACTATGCGAAAATCAAGCTGGGGAAAAAACTCAACGACAGCATCTACGTCACACTTCCCGACCATATTTCAGGGGCCATTCAGCGCTATCAAGACAACTGCGCGATTAAAAATCCTTTATTCTGGGATGTTAAGCGGTTCTACAAAGACGAGTACGAAGTCGGCCTCAAAGCAAACCAGATGATAGGGGAAGAAACCGGGCTCCATTTTCTAGATGATGAAGCCGCATTTATCGCCTTACATTTCGTCAACGCTGAATTAAACGGAGATATCTCCAACATGTATGACATTACGCGCATCATGCAGGAGATCAGCGAGATTGTCCGACAGTATTTTATGATTGAATTTGATGAGAACTCTCTGAACTATTACCGGTTTATTACGCATCTCAAGTTTTTCGCACAACGGCTTTTAAATAATACCCACTACGATGACGACAGCACGGACTTGCTGGAGGTTATAAAACACAAGCATAAAAGCGCATACCAGTGTGTTGAAAAGATCAAACAGTTCGTATCAGAAAAGTACAAATTTGAGTTAAGCAGCGAAGAAATGCTCTATTTGACAGCCCATATTGCACGAATCATTAAATAA
- a CDS encoding PTS transporter subunit EIIC, with amino-acid sequence MDYIKIANEIVEAVGGSGNVLSVTHCMTRLRFTLKDKNLANVEAIKKIEGVLGNTFSAGQMQIILGKNLLPTFEEIVKNNRFEVGETVDENLDNIDPGKGNEEKKPKDLLKKFGSGILNYIVSSITPMIPGLIAGGMLKVFLLIFSLIWPFITKTQSYQLINFLSTVPFYFMPIFVAFGGSKKMGSTPVYAMIVAAGLIYPDFVALVTAGKPITLFGMPVMLVKYSSSLLPALLSTYAVAKLEKLFNKIIPGIFKAIFVGMLTITVGMVLTLVVLGPLGTFVGNYVVAFLLWLQTVIGPVALALVAAILPYMIMTGMHNLFSPVMVQLLSSTGYDSLFRPALILHNMSEGGACFAVALKTKSKDLRSEAVSCGIGCIFAGVTEPAIYGITLRLKKPLFGVSAGGAAGGLVAGALGAKAFVMGYSTILAVPIFENTITAILLGIATAIVVSGVVTYILGFEDIKK; translated from the coding sequence ATGGATTATATTAAAATTGCCAACGAAATTGTAGAGGCGGTAGGCGGAAGCGGGAATGTCCTCTCTGTAACGCATTGCATGACGCGTCTTCGCTTTACGCTGAAGGATAAGAACCTTGCAAATGTAGAGGCAATCAAAAAAATAGAAGGCGTCCTTGGCAATACCTTTAGTGCCGGGCAGATGCAAATTATTCTGGGCAAGAACCTGCTTCCAACATTTGAAGAGATTGTGAAGAACAATCGCTTTGAAGTCGGTGAAACGGTAGACGAAAATCTGGACAATATTGATCCGGGCAAAGGAAACGAAGAGAAAAAGCCGAAGGATCTATTGAAAAAATTCGGTTCCGGAATATTGAATTATATCGTTTCTTCCATTACTCCAATGATTCCGGGCTTGATCGCGGGCGGCATGCTGAAGGTTTTCCTGCTGATTTTTTCCCTGATCTGGCCGTTTATTACGAAAACTCAAAGTTACCAACTGATCAATTTTCTTTCGACGGTTCCGTTTTATTTCATGCCGATTTTCGTCGCTTTCGGCGGGTCGAAAAAAATGGGCTCCACGCCTGTTTACGCCATGATTGTTGCCGCGGGGCTTATATATCCTGATTTTGTAGCTTTGGTCACGGCGGGCAAGCCGATTACTCTTTTTGGGATGCCTGTCATGCTGGTGAAATATTCCAGCTCGTTGTTGCCGGCGTTGCTTTCTACCTATGCCGTTGCAAAGCTGGAGAAGCTCTTCAATAAAATTATTCCGGGGATTTTCAAAGCCATATTTGTTGGAATGCTTACCATAACCGTAGGTATGGTATTGACTTTAGTCGTACTAGGGCCTCTCGGCACTTTTGTCGGCAATTATGTGGTCGCGTTTCTCCTTTGGCTCCAAACGGTAATTGGGCCGGTCGCCTTGGCGTTGGTTGCGGCAATCTTGCCTTATATGATTATGACTGGCATGCATAACCTTTTCAGCCCGGTTATGGTTCAGCTCCTTTCATCAACCGGGTACGACTCCCTTTTCCGGCCTGCGTTAATCCTTCATAATATGTCCGAGGGCGGAGCTTGCTTTGCTGTTGCGTTGAAGACAAAGAGTAAAGACCTACGCTCTGAAGCTGTGAGCTGTGGAATAGGCTGTATTTTTGCCGGTGTTACCGAACCTGCGATATATGGTATCACTCTCCGGCTGAAAAAGCCTCTTTTCGGAGTGTCGGCCGGCGGCGCTGCAGGAGGTCTGGTCGCAGGTGCTTTGGGTGCAAAGGCTTTTGTTATGGGATATTCGACCATTCTTGCGGTGCCTATATTTGAGAACACCATTACCGCAATTCTCCTTGGAATCGCGACTGCGATTGTAGTTTCCGGCGTGGTTACATATATTCTTGGATTTGAGGACATCAAAAAATAG